The proteins below are encoded in one region of Streptomyces cyanogenus:
- a CDS encoding nuclear transport factor 2 family protein — translation MAVHTDRYENAAARYFEAWNATGQEAVEKAVAAAWTADGGYTDPLADVRGHDGIAAVIAGVHEQFPGFVFRPLGAVDGHHDTARFGWELVNPSDGSAPVAGFDVVTLDGEGRIRQVLGFLDRVPAGA, via the coding sequence ATGGCCGTGCACACCGACCGTTACGAGAACGCCGCAGCCCGTTACTTCGAGGCCTGGAACGCCACCGGGCAGGAGGCCGTCGAGAAGGCCGTCGCCGCGGCGTGGACCGCGGACGGCGGCTACACCGACCCCCTCGCGGACGTCCGCGGCCACGACGGGATCGCGGCCGTGATCGCGGGCGTCCACGAGCAGTTCCCGGGCTTCGTGTTCCGTCCGCTGGGCGCGGTCGACGGGCACCACGACACCGCGCGCTTCGGCTGGGAGCTGGTGAACCCGTCCGACGGCTCGGCGCCGGTGGCCGGGTTCGACGTGGTCACGCTGGACGGCGAGGGGCGCATCCGGCAGGTGCTGGGGTTCCTGGACCGGGTGCCGGCGGGCGCCTGA
- the mgrA gene encoding L-glyceraldehyde 3-phosphate reductase gives MYTAHPDRYADMPYRRTGRSGLKLPALSLGLWHNFGPDRPVETQRAVLRRAFDLGVTHFDLANNYGPPPGAAESAFGEALKADFARHRDELVISTKAGYLMWPGPYGEWGSRKYLLSSLDQSLKRMGLDYVDIFYSHRFDPDTPLEETMGALHTAVQQGKALYVGVSNYSAEQTREAARILGELGTPLLIHQPRYSMLDRRPEDEGLLDALDELQVGSIAYSPLEQGLLTGRYLDGIPEDSRAASDSPFLNSDAVTEDLVARLRALDEIAKSRGQTLAQLALAWVLRGGRVTSALVGASSARQLEDSVAAIRALDFDADELARIDAIVRP, from the coding sequence TTGTACACCGCACACCCCGACCGCTACGCCGACATGCCCTACCGGCGGACCGGACGCAGCGGCCTGAAACTCCCCGCCCTGTCGCTCGGCCTGTGGCACAACTTCGGTCCCGACCGGCCCGTCGAGACCCAGCGGGCCGTCCTGCGCCGCGCCTTCGACCTCGGCGTGACCCACTTCGACCTGGCGAACAACTACGGGCCGCCGCCCGGCGCCGCCGAGTCCGCCTTCGGCGAGGCGCTGAAGGCGGACTTCGCCCGCCACCGGGACGAGCTGGTGATCTCCACCAAGGCCGGTTATCTGATGTGGCCCGGCCCGTACGGCGAATGGGGCTCGCGCAAGTACCTGTTGTCCTCGCTCGACCAGAGCCTGAAGCGGATGGGCCTGGACTACGTCGACATCTTCTACTCGCACCGCTTCGACCCGGACACTCCCCTGGAGGAGACGATGGGCGCCCTGCACACGGCGGTGCAGCAGGGCAAGGCCCTCTACGTCGGCGTGTCCAACTACTCCGCCGAGCAGACCCGCGAGGCCGCCCGCATCCTCGGCGAACTGGGCACCCCGCTCCTCATCCACCAGCCGCGCTACTCGATGCTCGACCGGCGCCCCGAGGACGAGGGCCTGCTCGACGCCCTGGACGAGCTCCAGGTCGGCTCCATCGCGTACTCCCCGCTGGAGCAGGGCCTGCTCACCGGCCGCTACCTCGACGGCATCCCCGAGGACTCCCGGGCCGCGAGCGACAGCCCGTTCCTGAACTCGGACGCGGTCACCGAGGACCTGGTCGCCCGGCTGCGCGCGCTGGACGAGATCGCGAAGTCGCGCGGCCAGACCCTGGCCCAGCTCGCCCTTGCCTGGGTGCTGCGCGGCGGCCGGGTGACCTCCGCCCTGGTCGGCGCGAGCAGCGCGCGGCAGCTGGAGGACAGCGTCGCGGCCATCCGCGCCCTGGACTTCGACGCCGACGAGCTGGCGCGGATCGACGCGATCGTCCGGCCGTAG
- a CDS encoding LysR family transcriptional regulator, with protein MELRHLQHFVAVAEDQHFTRAAERLMVSQSGLSASIRALERELRAPLFVRTTRRVTLTEAGRALLVEAERILAQVRSAHEAVAAVQGVLRGTLALGTEQCIAGVHVARLLAAFRGRHPDVEIRLRQAGSGALAEEVAAGRLDLAFAYRTQADTDQLRSVALTSEPMTVLCHPSHRLAAAPAVLGPDDLAGEVFVDFHPDWGPRRTTDAAFAAAGIRRTVALEVNDVHSLLDLVDENLGIAVVPRHFRHKRPTLAALPLKGPIEAEYETVALLPPDRATSPAARALVTLLETEGLTPPPEGAQPS; from the coding sequence ATGGAACTGCGCCACCTCCAGCACTTCGTCGCGGTCGCCGAGGACCAGCACTTCACCCGGGCCGCCGAGCGCCTGATGGTGTCCCAGTCGGGCCTGTCCGCGTCCATCCGGGCCCTTGAGCGGGAGCTGCGGGCCCCGCTGTTCGTGCGGACCACCCGGAGGGTGACGCTCACCGAGGCGGGGCGGGCGCTGCTGGTGGAGGCCGAGCGGATCCTGGCGCAGGTGCGCTCCGCGCACGAGGCGGTGGCCGCGGTGCAGGGCGTGCTGCGGGGCACGCTGGCGCTCGGCACCGAGCAGTGCATCGCAGGGGTGCACGTGGCCCGGCTGCTGGCGGCCTTCCGGGGCCGGCACCCCGATGTGGAGATCCGGCTGCGGCAGGCCGGCTCGGGTGCGCTGGCCGAGGAGGTCGCGGCCGGGCGGCTCGACCTGGCGTTCGCCTACCGCACCCAGGCAGACACCGACCAGCTGCGCTCGGTGGCACTGACCAGCGAGCCGATGACCGTGCTGTGCCACCCGAGCCACCGGCTGGCCGCGGCCCCGGCCGTGCTCGGCCCGGACGACCTCGCCGGGGAGGTGTTCGTGGACTTCCACCCCGACTGGGGTCCGCGCCGCACCACCGACGCGGCGTTCGCCGCGGCCGGCATCCGGCGCACGGTCGCGCTGGAGGTCAACGACGTGCACAGTCTGCTGGACCTGGTGGACGAGAATCTGGGGATCGCCGTCGTACCCCGGCATTTCCGGCACAAGCGGCCGACGCTCGCGGCGCTCCCGCTGAAGGGCCCGATCGAGGCGGAGTACGAGACGGTCGCCCTGCTGCCGCCGGACCGGGCCACGAGTCCGGCCGCCCGGGCGCTCGTCACCCTGCTCGAAACAGAGGGCCTGACACCACCCCCGGAGGGGGCCCAGCCCTCCTGA
- a CDS encoding mycothiol transferase yields MHAKDILIDGYGRIQEEVHAALDGLGPDELQHRPAPGANSIAWLVWHLTRVQDDHVADAFELDQVWLSQGWEKRFGLGLPRHDTGYGHTPAKVAKVRVESADLLTGYYDAVHEQTLGALRSLAAKDLERIVDERWDPPVSLGVRLVSVLSDDLQHVGQAAYLRGLLQSAAA; encoded by the coding sequence ATGCATGCAAAGGACATCCTCATCGACGGCTACGGCCGTATCCAGGAAGAAGTCCATGCCGCCCTCGACGGCCTCGGCCCGGACGAACTGCAGCACCGTCCGGCCCCCGGCGCCAACTCCATCGCCTGGCTGGTCTGGCACCTCACCCGGGTACAGGACGACCACGTCGCCGACGCGTTCGAGCTCGACCAGGTGTGGCTCTCCCAGGGCTGGGAGAAGCGGTTCGGCCTCGGTCTGCCCCGGCACGACACCGGTTACGGGCACACCCCCGCCAAAGTCGCGAAGGTGCGGGTCGAGTCGGCGGACCTGCTGACCGGGTACTACGACGCCGTCCACGAGCAGACCCTCGGCGCCCTGCGCTCGCTGGCCGCCAAGGACCTGGAACGCATCGTGGACGAGCGCTGGGATCCCCCGGTGTCGCTGGGGGTCCGCCTGGTGAGCGTCCTGTCCGACGACCTCCAGCACGTCGGACAGGCCGCCTACCTCAGGGGGCTGCTTCAGAGCGCGGCCGCGTAA